The following are encoded together in the Phaseolus vulgaris cultivar G19833 chromosome 9, P. vulgaris v2.0, whole genome shotgun sequence genome:
- the LOC137823202 gene encoding protein MIZU-KUSSEI 1-like, with translation MNTVIARSSQEMSSKRHFHWTNKVGTEDGEAPASESFSTLTREEKKEDDKVFVAPEAPAPTAATSHVTRKKLQAVAVSRIRSVLTVFNKNRLNSSLGFGSRVVGTLFGYRRGHVHFAFQKDPTSQPAFLIELATPISGLVREMASGLVRIALECDKEKRAEKKSVKLLEEPVWRTYCNGKKCGFASRRECGPKDWDILKAVEPISMGAGVLPGNNNSGAEAGSEGEIMYMRAKFERIVGSRDSEAFYMMNPDSNGAPELSVYLLRV, from the coding sequence ATGAATACAGTCATTGCCAGAAGCTCTCAAGAAATGTCCTCCAAGAGGCACTTTCACTGGACAAACAAGGTTGGGACTGAAGATGGTGAAGCTCCAGCTTCAGAATCATTCTCAACACTCACCCGGGAGGAGAAAAAAGAGGATGACAAGGTTTTTGTTGCTCCTGAGGCTCCAGCACCTACAGCAGCCACATCACATGTAACAAGGAAGAAGCTGCAGGCAGTGGCAGTCTCCAGGATTCGCTCTGTTCTCACTGTTTTCAACAAGAACCGTTTGAACTCATCTTTAGGCTTTGGTTCTCGTGTTGTAGGCACACTCTTTGGCTATAGACGTGGCCATGTACATTTTGCATTTCAGAAGGACCCCACTTCCCAGCCAGCCTTCCTGATCGAGCTTGCAACTCCAATCAGTGGTTTAGTTCGTGAAATGGCATCTGGGTTGGTCAGAATTGCACTGGAATGTGATAAGGAGAAAAGAGCTGAGAAGAAGTCTGTGAAGTTGCTGGAAGAGCCTGTGTGGAGGACTTACTGCAACGGCAAGAAGTGTGGTTTTGCTAGCAGAAGAGAGTGTGGCCCGAAGGACTGGGATATCCTCAAAGCAGTGGAACCAATTTCAATGGGTGCAGGTGTTTTGCCAGGAAATAATAACAGTGGAGCTGAAGCAGGGTCAGAGGGTGAAATCATGTACATGAGGGCCAAGTTTGAGAGAATTGTTGGGTCCAGAGACTCTGAAGCCTTCTACATGATGAATCCTGATAGCAATGGAGCTCCTGAGCTCAGTGTCTACTTGCTTAGAGTCTAG
- the LOC137823203 gene encoding protein Dr1 homolog, with amino-acid sequence MEPMDIVGKAKEDASLPKATMTKIIKEMLPPDVRVARDAQDLLIECCVEFINLVSSESNEVCNKEERRTIAPEHVLKALGVLGFGDYIEEVYSAYEQHKLETMQDSLKGAKWSNRAEMTEEEALAEQQRMFAEARARMNGGAITSKQPDDDQSLES; translated from the exons ATGGAGCCTATGGATATAGTTGGAAAAGCAAAGGAAGACGCTTCGCTTCCTAAAG CAACAATGACCAAAATTATTAAGGAGATGTTGCCCCCGGACGTGCGTGTTGCCAGAGATGCGCAGGATTTGTTGATCGAATGTTGTGTCG AGTTTATAAACCTTGTTTCGTCTGAGTCCAATGAAGTCTGTAACAAGGAGGAAAGAAGGACGATTGCACCGGAGCACGTGTTGAAGGCTTTAGGG GTTCTTGGATTTGGTGACTACATTGAGGAAGTTTATTCAGCATATGAACAGCACAAGCTTGAGACAATG CAAGACTCTTTGAAAGGTGCCAAGTGGAGCAACAGGGCTGAGATGACTGAGGAAGAAGCATTGGCAGAGCAGCAAAGGATGTTTGCAGAGGCACGTGCTAGAATGAATGGAGGAGCCATTACTTCCAAGCAGCCAGACGATGACCAAAGTTTAGAGAGCTAA